From one Leishmania panamensis strain MHOM/PA/94/PSC-1 chromosome 9 sequence genomic stretch:
- a CDS encoding hypothetical protein (TriTrypDB/GeneDB-style sysID: LpmP.09.0130): protein MRSLYRRLLKAGEEGSMMQRCLTVNSLSDSLTYGLRLLRLHRGLTTVDAMAQQTPWWRVGRRARQGLTRRYYAWSLQSLRLQLRSRNAIADVLVYLLFITICFLLYEIYYTCRIGVNRAEERYRTLAIPIIQTLDALEAAQARKRELRKEMENDIVRER, encoded by the coding sequence ATGCGTAGCCTGTACCGGCGTTTACTCAAGGcgggcgaggagggcagcatgatgcagcgctgcctcacgGTTAACTCGCTGAGCGACAGCTTAACATACGGACTGCGGCTTCTGCGTCTGCATCGTGGGCTGACCACAGTGGACGCTATGGCCCAGCAAACTCCGTGGTGGCGCGTGGGGAGGCGTGCGCGCCAGGGTTTGACACGCCGCTACTATGCGTGGAGCCTCCagtcgctgcgcctgcagctgcgcagccgcaacgCAATCGCTGACGTTCTGGTGTACTTGCTCTTCATCACCATATGCTTCCTTCTCTACGAAATCTACTATACGTGCCGCATTGGTGTAAACCGGGCCGAGGAACGCTACCGCACACTCGCCATCCCTATTATTCAGACCCTGGACGCCCTCGAGGCGGCACAGGCGCGGAAGCGTGAGTTGCGCAAGGAGATGGAGAATGACATTGTGCGAGAGCGGTGA
- a CDS encoding hypothetical protein (TriTrypDB/GeneDB-style sysID: LpmP.09.0140), translated as MAAVQQQQQHVSEVVEYLQLAGRRYREHVELLRQEQAVRDAQRAPFKPKVSSYAQRMGKTSLERQSSSIGARLHELHQKKLALLEEEAQEEAKRRAAAEAQDCSFSPAVTARATRSRRSGSDVTVALIRWGEQRRARQARAQVEATRNELSKVSATPHITAYAEEKARAERGRVLVEVSLTAEAEARRQRRRAAFEKTYPASSRGSTTSARRFSPSISAYASRIELEEDVVSRLYERHGSRGHLAPHHRLYDEEDALHCTFQPKLSAQSVKLSRQYYEEEGEAGTDPCERLFRNTRRTPKYRKSAQPSVFSRQPEISHASRRIVEERRRQLALDGQPSALGYSPASRLCPGSTSVVVTHEKRAFKKALTAREVEEQTTPTFTPSVSPVSEELWRQRVSALKASGVARSTKEARELLWRKAEKRREEEVLTLQEQRRRQEAAECTFRPKAGRPPQRRAGYVAMPIEARTALWAQQRNRRLADLRAELNESTVEECSFQPHIDPVFPLPRSDAKPAWGVEAFLERQAEARRQREEAEQWWRPQYARAPVPKTLCVSPRCLPPYHGVSQSSQQRIASASRRIASEAEGEGEEEESFEQHWIRPPASTSLTASSFSRVSQQDVPSADSSPANVMRQPPGVLFPHTTDIPRRGPYQWRQTTAPGCPEAAVDEDGAHCTPAPLSWRKPLRYQPVSSTAAGPRARSFAL; from the coding sequence ATGGCGgcggtacagcagcagcagcagcatgtcAGCGAGGTCGTCGAGTACCTTCAGCTGGCGGGACGGCGCTACCGCGAGCATGTAGAACTCCTCCGGCAGGAACAGGCAGTGCGAGATGCCCAGCGTGCGCCGTTCAAGCCTAAAGTATCTTCGTACGCTCAGCGGATGGGCAAGACTTCTCTGGAGCGGCAGTCGTCGTCCATCGgcgcgcgcctgcacgaGCTTCACCAAAAGAAACTTGCACTACtggaagaagaggcacaagaagaggcgaagcggcgcgcagcggcCGAGGCGCAGGACTGCTCATTCTCTCCAGCCGTCACGGCACGCGCGACGCGGTCTCGTCGAAGCGGGAGTGACGTAACGGTGGCTCTCATACGATGGGGAGAGCAGCGTCGCGCCCGCCAAGCCCGGGCACAGGTGGAGGCGACACGCAACGAGCTCAGCAAGGTGTCCGCCACGCCGCACATCACGGCGtacgcagaggagaaggcgagagcCGAGCGTGGCCGTGTTTTGGTTGAGGTGTCCCTGACTGCCGAGGCTGAGgcacggcgacagcgccgtcgagCTGCATTCGAGAAAACGtaccccgcctcctccagggGAAGCACCACCTCAGCAAGACGCTTCTCTCCGTCCATCTCGGCCTACGCCTCGCGCATCGAGCTTGAGGAGGATGTGGTGAGTCGCCTATATGAGCGCCACGGCAGTCGCGGCCACTTGGCGCCGCATCATCGCCTTtacgacgaggaggatgccCTCCACTGCACCTTCCAGCCGAAGCTCTCTGCTCAGTCGGTGAAGCTGTCACGACAGTActacgaagaggagggcgaggcgGGCACAGATCCGTGCGAGCGACTTTTCCGCAACACGCGCCGCACGCCCAAGTACCGGAAGTCGGCGCAGCCGAGCGTCTTCAGCAGACAGCCGGAGATTAGCCATGCGTCACGCCGCATAGTGGAGGAGCGGCGTCGCCAACTGGCGCTGGATGGCCAACCGAGTGCACTGGGTTACAGTCCGGCTAGCCGCCTGTGCCCGGGTAGCACCAGTGTCGTCGTGACACATGAGAAAAGGGCCTTCAAGAAGGCTTTGACGGCGCGAGAGGTTGAGGAGCAGACAACGCCGACCTTCACCCCATCTGTGAGCCCCGTATCAGAGGAGCTATGGCGCCAGCGGGTGTCGGCCCTGAAGGCGAGCGGTGTGGCTCGCAGCACCAAGGAGGCGCGGGAGCTACTGTGGcgcaaggcggagaagcggagggaggaggaggtgctgacgTTACAggaacagcggcggcggcaggaggCTGCAGAGTGCACCTTCCGACCCAAGGCTGGACGACCGCCCCAGCGGCGTGCCGGCTACGTGGCGATGCCCATCGAAGCACGAACAGCGCTGTGGGCTCAGCAACGTAACCGTCGCCTCGCCGACCTGCGCGCTGAGCTCAACGAGAGTACAGTCGAGGAGTGCTCCTTTCAGCCTCACATCGATCCCGTCTTCCCGCTGCCCCGCAGTGACGCCAAACCGGCGTGGGGTGTGGAAGCGTTCCTGGAGCGGCAGGCGGaggcacggcggcagcgagaggaagcggagcagtggtggcgaccGCAATACGCACGAGCGCCGGTGCCCAAAACCTTATGTGTGTCTCCTAGGTGCTTGCCGCCCTATCACGGTGTCAGCCAGTCTTCGCAGCAGAGAATAGCGAGTGCTTCGCGCAGGATCGCCTCTGAggcagagggtgagggggaagaggaggagtcATTTGAGCAACACTGGATCCGTCCGCCAGCGAGCACCTCTTTGACCGCGTCTTCGTTCTCGCGAGTGTCGCAACAGGACGTGCCTTCGGCAGACTCATCGCCGGCCAACGTAatgcggcagccgccaggCGTCCTTTTCCCGCACACGACCGACATCCCGCGCAGAGGGCCGTATCAGTGGCGCCAAACGACGGCCCCCGGCTGCCCAGAGGCTGCTGTCGACGAGGATGGCGCCCATTGCACCCCCGCGCCCCTCTCGTGGCGTAAGCCGCTCCGCTACCAACCTGTTTCGTCGACTGCGGCAGGGCCGCGCGCGCGGTCCTTTGCGCTGTAA
- a CDS encoding kinesin, putative (TriTrypDB/GeneDB-style sysID: LpmP.09.0150) codes for MCRHASQPHTRNQETTHIDNVGKGPFNTCSARYTDLPHHLRDYSMGERITVALRVRPFLPHEDEPSCVVVSANQVSVGAGCLFAFDHVFDETASSDDVYVALGQPLADFFLSGFHASTIAYGQTGAGKTFTMEALLSDTVQEIFCRLTEDAETVQSSGDVSTTVSVTLSVLEVYNESIGDLLAAATSQLPRPQTASVVGGTVSQSVAVPAPRRSSGQALGTRQERKPSHRRASAPTTPYPSSSLALREDPHGGVYVAGLSEVQVHSEAELFTLIDGAIGNRKTASTLMNATSSRSHCVVTLTLQRRGLCSRCCFVDLAGSERLKKSLGLAGPSDRPGGLASPVEASLLPSSTVATRMREGININSGLLALGNVIVALCEKKPYVPYRSSKLTRLLQPMLGGNARTAIVACVSQLASSLEETLNTLKYADRAKRIPINPHLAIASVNTPVDAKQTIEVLREQLEDAQRRVVIAAAASAGPRNAAGSPEVGTLPSPSTALVREVEHLRDLLQTERRVTQRLENDVFNAEYTAMIEVEKRKALEARVAQLEATIADVLQANSERPIGASADSGTEHRAALVRSPRSGLTMNMVHCPQLKEKRDTVRLEAALVMDGDYNVDDLAATSTASADDDPFVVQLRKENVAKEDQITQLQENNDVSAQLAQYERELQRTLINQTHLRAELRKAEAKLEKSEMAREQKEQEKEKLRAAYEERLRRAETRTADYCRRVKEAAQQMRERQEDLDNTRQLREKVTELREEVYRQRLRARTAQKASWQLNAAHQQEVAQLQKQLQSSTSQLTLLHQRMDRKDTAIAKVRKQLAEQQVEPQPPQQRMHSPLSLHQPPEKTSSLTLSSSRATPPSPALGDTPPRIIKARKNPHMTSPPLHFHIGGPHRNINVKLKSSRDGDATQSTINLELQELERMEKELAELLEYRRILLTAQTTDASKWNSAKEGFIRRLSQVHAALQSSEPGQSEHTALLKEKHDVEEMLRQLQAFHHMFADAEQQLAEFDNRIENLNEARKFHTQRVRRLQCAVAKPRGDSGDMVAEKHQPSVRDIRTACANYTADGTSVSPAPVVSSRGKMEDMQVYATDSVVVGNASR; via the coding sequence ATGTGCAGACACGCAAgccaaccacacacacgtaacCAAGAAACAACGCACATAGACAACGTAGGGAAAGGACCCTTCAACACTTGTAGCGCTCGCTACACGgacctcccccaccacctcaGGGACTACAGTATGGGGGAGCGCATTACGGTGGCTCTGCGAGTGCGCCCGTTTCTGCCGCATGAGGATGAGCCCAGCTGCGTGGTGGTGTCGGCAAACCAAGTCTCCGTTGGCGCCGGATGTCTCTTCGCCTTTGACCACGTCTTTGACGAGACGGCCTCGTCTGACGACGTCTACGTCGCACTGGGGCAGCCGCTGGCGGACTTCTTCTTGAGCGGCTTTCACGCGTCCACGATCGCCTATGGGCAAACCGGCGCTGGAAAGACGTTCACCATGGAAGCGCTGCTCAGCGACACCGTGCAGGAAATCTTTTGCCGCCTCACAGAGGACGCGGAGACGGTGCAGAGCAGCGGAGACGTCAGCACGACCGTCTCCGTGACACTCAGCGTCCTGGAGGTGTACAACGAGTCCATCGGCGACCTCCTCGCCGCAGCAACGTCGCAGCTCCCGAGGCCGCAGACGGCGTCGGTGGTGGGCGGCACCGTCTCACAATCCGTAGCTGTTCCCGCCCCAAGACGGTCCTCTGGTCAGGCCTTAGGCACACGCCAAGAGCGGAAGCCATCGCACCGACGCGCGTCTGCGCCAACTACCCCGTACCCCAGCAGCTCCCTCGCCCTACGCGAGGATCCGCACGGCGGCGTGTACGTGGCAGGCCTCTCCGAGGTGCAAGTGCACAGTGAAGCAGAGCTCTTCACACTAATTGACGGCGCCATTGGGAATCGGAAGACAGCCTCGACGCTAATGAATGCGACAAGCTCGCGATCGCACTGCGTCGTCACGCTCACTTTGCAGCGACGTGGTTTGTgttcgcgctgctgctttgttgATTTAGCTGGGAGCGAGCGCCTGAAGAAGTCTCTCGGACTTGCTGGCCCATCCGACAGACCTGGTGGGCTAGCATCCCCGGTCGAGGCGAGTCTGCTGCCGAGCAGCACTGTAGCCACGCGCATGCGAGAGGGCATCAACATCAACAGTGGGCTGCTCGCTCTGGGCAACGTTATCGTGGCACTATGCGAGAAGAAACCCTACGTGCCGTACCGATCCTCGAAGCTGacacgcctgctgcagccgaTGCTGGGCGGAAACGCTCGTACGGCAATTGTCGCCTGCGTCTCTCAGCTCGCATCGTCGCTGGAGGAAACGCTGAACACACTCAAGTACGCAGACCGCGCGAAGCGCATCCCGATCAACCCGCACTTGGCCATTGCGTCAGTGAATACGCCCGTGGATGCGAAGCAAACAATTGAGGTGCTGCGGGAACAGCTGGAGGACGCACAGCGCCGCGTAGtgatcgccgccgccgctagCGCGGGCCCGCGGAACGCTGCTGGATCGCCTGAGGTGGGAACATTGCCGTCACCTTCGACGGCCCTTGTGCGAGAAGTGGAGCACCTGCGCGATCTCCTGCAGACGGAGCGCAGGGTGACGCAGAGGCTCGAAAACGACGTGTTTAATGCGGAGTACACCGCCATGATCGAAGTggagaagcgcaaggcgTTGGAGGCGCGAGTTGCGCAGTTGGAGGCGACGATTGCAGATGTCCTGCAGGCAAATTCAGAAAGGCCCATCGGGGCCAGTGCTGACAGTGGCACTGAGCACCGGGCTGCTCTTGTGCGGAGCCCCCGCAGTGGCCTCACGATGAACATGGTGCATTGCCCGCAActgaaggagaagcgggaCACGGTTCGACTAGAGGCAGCCCTTGTGATGGATGGAGACTACAATGTTGACGacctcgccgccacctcaACTGCTAGCGCGGACGACGACCCCTTCGTGGTGCAGCTCAGAAAGGAGAATGTGGCCAAGGAAGACCAAATTACGCAGCTACAGGAGAACAATGACGTCTCTGCTCAACTCGCGCAGTACGAGAGAGAGCTACAGCGCACCCTCATCAACCAGACGCACCTGcgcgcagagctgcgcaagGCAGAGGCCAAGTTGGAGAAGTCCGAGATGGCACGTGAGCAGAAGGagcaggaaaaggagaagcttCGCGCCGCCTACGaggagcgcctccgccgcgctgAGACAAGAACTGCGGactactgccgccgcgtcaAGGAAGCTGCACAGCAGATGCGTGAGCGCCAGGAGGATCTCGACAACACCCGCCAGCTGCGAGAGAAGGTGACAGAgctgagggaggaggtgtaccggcagcggctgcgtgcgcgcacgGCTCAGAAGGCATCGTGGCAGCTCAACGCTGCCCACCAGCAGGAGGTTGCGCAATTGCAGAAGCAGCTACAGTCGTCAACCTCACAGCTGACACTACTACATCAACGCATGGACCGCAAAGACACGGCAATCGCGAAGGTGCGCAAAcagctggcggagcagcaggtggagcCCCAGCCCCCCCAGCAGCGGATGcattcgcctctctctcttcaccagCCGCCTGAGAAAACATCGTCTCTGacgctgtcctcctccagAGCTACTCCCCCATCGCCTGCACTCGGCGACACCCCGCCGCGCATCATCAAGGCTCGCAAGAACCCCCACATGAcatcgcctccgctgcaCTTTCATATCGGTGGTCCCCACCGCAACATCAATGTGAAGTTGAAGAGCTCacgcgacggcgacgcgacTCAGTCAACCATCAACCTCGAGCTGCAAGAGCTAGAGCGAATGGAGAAGGAGttggcagagctgctggagtACCGCCGCATCCTCCTAACCGCTCAAACAACTGATGCCTCCAAGTGGAACAGTGCCAAGGAGGGTTTCATACGGCGGCTCTCGCAAGTTCACGCTGCACTGCAATCTAGTGAACCGGGCCAGTCCGAGCACACAGCCCTTCTCAAGGAAAAGCACGATGTGGAGGAAATGCTTCGACAGCTGCAGGCGTTCCACCACATGTTCGCTGATGCCGAACAGCAACTGGCCGAATTCGATAACCGCATCGAGAACCTCAACGAAGCACGCAAGTTCCACACACAGCGGGTTCGCCGACTGCAGTGTGCAGTGGCGAAGCCGCGTGGCGACAGTGGAGACATGGTAGCGGAGAAGCACCAGCCGTCTGTGCGGGACATCCGCACGGCGTGTGCAAACTACACTGCCGATGGTACGTCAGTCTCTCCTGCACCGGTAGTATCGTCGAGAGGAAAGATGGAAGACATGCAGGTCTACGCGACAGACTCAGTAGTAGTAGGTAATGCTTCTCGCTGA
- a CDS encoding hypothetical protein (TriTrypDB/GeneDB-style sysID: LpmP.09.0160) has product MSECASPHHARKDTPVQRFFADEVSIAADLFDLAAPPLQQPLVARLVPTHAALPTLDLHQDSGNVVVGRGKNIAEDYRIDTSDKLSARHCELIVDPVTLRVELRDLSTNGTFLNGRRLAKGERVALQNGDRVELTRPVDSGDDEQALGVVVNDMAANGQVKFIFQRLKQETTQARMSEELTCSLCRSIFHRPCSVLPCMHVFCAGCISVWIAQGQQHTCPECHENITGIHPTHRLQIRAENFLLSDLASRRTSEELAQLDAADTIPLSGMSIGKRSRSDDDDDDSEHQLHHDCGSDTALAVRHAALTFGHAVPLAEPQCSECRTPSPIDGFQCPIGGPHLRCSACACGFAARPLCGRPQRCHVCNFAFCHLYRAGGCERSDVMPFMPFKEHKPVSVLPPQTFNGNTIEQDILSTYLATRRILLQDVWSAALTKLEAGEWVPDMVLINGAIKADSPVCQRCVATVFARLLFDYRRHIAPHELSESVTKRPNCWYGKECPMQFHKHQHAQNFNHVCYQEKRKE; this is encoded by the coding sequence ATGTCAGAGTGTGCGTCCCCACATCATGCGAGAAAGGACACCCCAGTTcagcgcttcttcgccgACGAGGTGTCCATCGCGGCCGACCTGTTCGACCTCGCTGCCCCACCCCTGCAGCAACCACTGGTGGCACGCCTTGTGCCAACCCACGCAGCGCTTCCAACGCTTGACCTCCACCAAGACAGCGGAAATGTCGTCGTTGGCCGGGGAAAGAACATCGCCGAGGACTACCGCATTGACACCAGCGACAAGCTCTCCGCGCGGCACTGCGAACTGATCGTGGATCCGGTGACACTACGCGTAGAGCTGCGCGACTTGTCGACCAACGGGACATTCCTGAACGGCAGGCGCCTCGCAAAGGGGGAGCGGGTCGCGCTGCAGAATGGTGACCGAGTGGAACTGACGCGTCCAGTAgacagcggcgatgacgagCAGGCACTCGGCGTCGTTGTGAATGACATGGCCGCCAACGGCCAAGTGAAGTTTATATTTCAACGCCTGAAGCAAGAGACCACGCAAGCCCGCATGAGCGAGGAGCTGACATGCTCCCTTTGCCGATCAATTTTCCACCGACCGTGCTCCGTGCTGCCGTGCATGCACGTCTTCTGTGCTGGGTGCATCAGCGTCTGGATAGCGCAGGGACAACAACACACCTGCCCCGAGTGCCACGAGAACATCACTGGCATTCACCCCACCCATCGCCTACAGATCCGTGCGGAGAACTTTCTACTCTCAGACCTGGCCAGCCGCCGCACGTCAGAGGAACTCGCCCAACTGGACGCCGCAGACACGATTCCTCTGTCGGGCATGAGTATTGGGAAGCGCAGTcgcagcgacgatgacgacgacgatagCGAGCATCAACTCCACCACGACTGCGGAAGCGACACCGCTCTTGCGGTGCGCCACGCGGCGCTGACCTTCGGACACGCCGTGCCCCTCGCCGAACCGCAATGCTCCGAGTGCCGCACACCGAGTCCCATCGACGGCTTTCAGTGCCCAATCGGTGGCCCCCACCTTCGCTGCTCAGCGTGTGCCTGCGGCTTCGCCGCTCGCCCGCTGTGTGGTCGACCGCAGCGCTGTCATGTTTGCAACTTCGCCTTCTGTCACCTCTACCGTGCAGGTGGTTGTGAGCGCAGCGACGTGATGCCATTCATGCCCTTCAAGGAGCACAAACCCGTGAGTGTGTTGCCGCCGCAGACGTTTAACGGCAACACGATCGAGCAGGACATTCTTTCTACCTACCTAGCCACACGCCGTATTCTTCTCCAGGACGTGTGGTCGGCGGCACTGACCAAGCTGGAGGCTGGGGAGTGGGTCCCCGACATGGTGCTGATCAACGGCGCTATTAAGGCAGACTCGCCGGTGTGCCAGCGGTGTGTGGCGACGGTGTTTGCGAGGCTTCTCTTCGACTACCGCCGTCACATCGCCCCTCATGAGCTGTCGGAGTCAGTGACAAAGCGGCCAAACTGCTGGTACGGTAAGGAGTGCCCCATGCAGTTCCACAAGCACCAGCACGCCCAAAACTTTAACCACGTCTGCTACcaggagaagcgcaaggaGTAG
- the ATG8C.3 gene encoding ATG8/AUT7/APG8/PAZ2, putative (TriTrypDB/GeneDB-style sysID: LpmP.09.0170), whose protein sequence is MSAYVSSTPLEARVARCASLRATNAVPVVVEEAQARGGKAHFSALPRETTAAQLVAAVRAFRGVAANKPVTLTVAGCSVSPSATLGELHDACKQADDGMLYVAYTAERSMGAATWKPCGSCSWD, encoded by the coding sequence ATGTCCGCCTACGTGTCGTCGACGCCGCTGGAGGCCCGCGTTGCGCGGTGCGCGAGCCTGCGCGCGACGAACGCTGTGCCCgttgtggtggaggaggcgcaggcgcgcgGCGGCAAGGCGCACTtcagcgcgctgccgcgcgaGACAacggctgcgcagctcgtgGCTGCCGTGCGCGCCTTCCGCGGCGTGGCGGCGAATAAGCCGGTGACGCTGACGGTTGCCGGCTGCAGCGTGTCGCCGTCGGCGACGCTCGGCGAGCTGCACGACGCGTGCAAGCAGGCGGACGACGGCATGCTGTACGTTGCCTACACGGCGGAGCGCTCCATGGGTGCTGCAACGTGGAAGCCCTGCGGCTCCTGCTCGTGGGACTAA
- a CDS encoding hypothetical protein (TriTrypDB/GeneDB-style sysID: LpmP.09.0180), with product MSKHFAGRSDAERTTGLAYLLSPTRFQSPGEVRFRRHGYVRGCFVMSMLLYFVYCNPECSHTYAALRQRCGWDTTEPMFPQYLKLQSSQIHQASTASQQQQPPLRSQSAHRSSAGGEGNRG from the coding sequence ATGAGCAAACACTTTGCTGGACGTTCAGATGCAGAGCGCACCACAGGACTGGCGTACCTGCTCTCACCCACACGCTTCCAATCCCCGGGCGAAGTGCGGTTCCGCCGGCACGGCTACGTGCGTGGTTGTTTCGTGATGAGCATGCTGCTCTACTTTGTGTACTGCAATCCTGAGTGCAGTCACACTtacgcagcgctgcggcagcgatgtGGATGGGACACGACGGAGCCGATGTTCCCACAGTACCTCAAGTTACAGTCCTCGCAGATCCACCAGGCATCGACGGcaagccagcagcagcagccaccgctaCGAAGTCAATCAGCACATCGATCGAGCGCAGGCGGCGAAGGGAACAGAGGATGA
- a CDS encoding hypothetical protein (TriTrypDB/GeneDB-style sysID: LpmP.09.0190) produces MCILAIITRYCQRFPLIVICNRDEELARATGTLALDPSTGLVWAVDRRAGGSWMGIEPRSGRFAILTNCRRPPAAPLTCCAEARKDDQCGDGVRHKPAQRADLSTAATMWRGAAPLSHILAHTTVVPVPALSAVPATAKTATEDSPHPPRSEKRQMVTLAYNPPTSRGTLIRDFLLTGILPGDAGASLGNNALAAALPAVLRAPPYYAGFNLLSCDDLRRGGDACEDGKVDVGTPKHERRHLGSANATAPVILYTTNRYFAEHRRPVTPGQVHCLQNSYLDNIHGEPITARLGQLFTDALHRVIDPIAAEKHSSSTAAIAPAVVAEVATALADECLCDRCHFDLLKMEETAFSATEAATIHAQLHSNNPLMGFTDNELHAYVEKGTVGGGGGDASAHLCDGGAAMREAYLQSSIFKPPFCGYGTRVQSMVLVERVAAAPETFTNATPRAGTTTVIHFYQREVSFDAITQRVVAAPWIAYRILQDGSCVLDSAKPSAL; encoded by the coding sequence ATGTGTATCCTGGCCATCATAACGCGCTACTGCCAGCGCTTCCCGCTTATCGTGATTTGCAATCGCGATGAGGAACTGGCACGAGCCACTGGTACGCTGGCACTGGACCCGTCCACCGGACTTGTGTGGGCGGTGGATCGGCGCGCGGGTGGGTCGTGGATGGGTATCGAGCCGCGCAGCGGACGGTTCGCCATTCTTACAAACTGCCGTCGTCCGCCAGCCGCGCCGTTGACCTGCTGCGCAGAGGCGCGCAAGGATGACCAGTGCGGCGATGGCGTGAGACATAAACCTGCACAACGGGCAGACCTTTCAACCGCCGCTACGATGTGGCGCGGGGCTGCACCACTCTCGCACATCCTCGCGCACACCACCGTGGTGCCGGTGCCTGCCTTGTCGGCAGTACCGGCAACGGCAAAGACAGCAACTGAAGACAGTCCTCACCCCCCACGCAGCGAGAAGCGGCAGATGGTGACACTCGCCTACAACCCACCGACTTCGCGCGGCACGCTAATCAGAGATTTTCTACTAACAGGCATTCTGCCAGGAGACGCTGGCGCATCTCTAGGCAACAATGCCCTAGCCGCGGCACTGCCAGCTGTTTTGCGAGCGCCTCCCTACTACGCCGGCTTCAACCTCCTCTCCTGCGACGACCTTCGTCGGGGCGGCGACGCGTGCGAAGATGGCAAAGTTGATGTGGGAACACCAAAACATGAGCGGCGCCATCTTggcagcgccaacgccaccgcACCGGTGATCCTCTATACGACGAACCGGTACTTTGCCGAACACCGGCGCCCCGTTACACCAGGCCAGGTACACTGCCTGCAGAACAGCTACTTGGACAACATACATGGCGAGCCCATTACGGCTCGACTTGGGCAGCTCTTCACGGATGCCCTCCACCGCGTGATCGACCCCATCGCAGCAGAGAAACACTCCTCATCCACAGCGGCCATCGCCCCGGCCGTGGTAGCGGAGGTAGCCACGGCGCTCGCTGATGAGTGTTTGTGCGACCGCTGCCACTTTGATTTGCTCAAGATGGAGGAGACGGCGTTCTCGGCGACCGAGGCGGCGaccatacacgcacagctgcactCAAACAACCCACTCATGGGCTTCACTGACAATGAACTCCACGCGTACGTTGAGAAGGGCaccgtcggcggcggcggcggtgatgcaTCAGCTCATCTttgcgacggcggcgccgcgatGCGCGAGGCGTACCTGCAGTCGAGCATATTTAAGCCGCCATTTTGCGGCTATGGCACACGGGTGCAGTCGATGGTATTGGTGGAGCGggtcgcagctgcgccggagACATTCACCAACGCGACACCTCGTgcaggcaccaccaccgtaaTCCACTTCTATCAACGTGAGGTGTCCTTCGATGCGATAACGCAGAGGGTTGTGGCAGCGCCATGGATTGCCTACCGCATCCTTCAAGATGGCAGCTGCGTCCTCGACTCCGCCAAGCCATCAGCGTTGTAA
- a CDS encoding hypothetical protein (TriTrypDB/GeneDB-style sysID: LpmP.09.0200), whose amino-acid sequence MFSAPVYLCVGDEYDKRQGPTHKATGQQPFVVSAKRNPHITDATFDPFVSLSTGDPYRSVGFAGPFREGASTCGKMGQGSGAAAPPPFRPVGGSKKSSGKGDYYGTFSEKAPIRHETEFPPIKTAADYKAETAAAKRNFIVNPPKKGTYGYTGLTIAQAGEVQYVADPYEGNMRREALESKYETTRRMGSPFRSAVHASGCFDESKHGVSRVYSLTKPLPPKRSPSSQQATSGISAGRKPWVPGGALVPDLLKQPEYQEDPYDVKEQKVRAMRQKESAYKPWIPAGNDPYRHIYTKPIEYDPPAVV is encoded by the coding sequence ATGTTTAGCGCGCCGGTGTACCTCTGTGTCGGCGACGAGTACGACAAGCGCCAGGGACCCACCCACAAGGCGACGGGGCAACAACCGTTTGTGGTCTCCGCAAAACGTAACCCACACATCACCGATGCCACCTTTGACCCCTTTGTATCGCTCTCAACCGGTGACCCGTACCGCTCTGTTGGCTTTGCTGGGCCCTTCCGCGAGGGTGCCTCGACGTGTGGCAAGATGGGACaaggcagtggtgccgcagcCCCGCCGCCGTTCCGCCCCGTCGGGGGCAgcaagaagagcagcggcaagggCGACTACTACGGCACCTTTAGCGAGAAGGCACCGATCCGCCACGAGACCGAGTTTCCGCCCATCAAGACAGCCGCGGACTACAAAGCcgagacggcagcagcgaagcgcAACTTCATCGTGAACCCGCCTAAAAAGGGCACATACGGCTACACAGGTCTCACGATTGCACAGGCAGGCGAGGTGCAGTACGTGGCGGACCCGTACGAAGGCAACATGCGCCGCGAGGCACTCGAGAGCAAGTATGAAACAACGAGGCGCATGGGCTCACCCTTCCGCAGCGCCGTTCATGCCAGCGGCTGCTTTGATGAGAGCAAGCACGGCGTGAGTCGCGTGTACAGTTTGACAAAGCCGCTGCCACCCAAGCGCAGCCCGTCGTCACAACAGGCTACATCTGGCATTTCTGCTGGCCGCAAACCGTGGGTGCCTGGTGGCGCCCTTGTCCCTGATCTGCTGAAACAACCGGAGTATCAGGAGGACCCGTACGACGTGAAGGAGCAGAAGGTACGGGCAATGcggcagaaagagagcgccTACAAGCCGTGGATCCCGGCCGGGAACGACCCGTACCGGCACATCTACACGAAGCCCATCGAGTACGACCCCCCGGCGGTTGTCTAa